The following is a genomic window from Aphelocoma coerulescens isolate FSJ_1873_10779 chromosome 5, UR_Acoe_1.0, whole genome shotgun sequence.
GTTTATGAGGTCTTAAGGCATTAGGACAGATCAttcaaggatttttttcagtgctggGAACAAACCCTAGAGTTTATTCCTGCCAGGTGCACAACTGTAGAACTATCCTTCCTGTTAGCAAATAAAACTCCTTAATAACACACATACTAGCCTTTATTTTGTTGATCATATGAATATTTTGTGAACAGAGTGctgtttgaattttatttttctccaggaCAGCCTAGAtctaagaaaaatatattattttcttcataaatacatcaaaatagggggatttggggtgttatGTAATTagtggaattttaaaaaatttttaatcTCTACATTGACAATTTTGACAGATCCGGCGACAAGCAATCAAGGAGTTGCCTCAGTTTGCCACTGGAGATAACCTTCCTCGGGTAGCAGACATACTGACCCAGCTTCTACAGTCAGGTAGAGACACATCCTGGCTGATCTCCTCATGGCACACCTAAATATATATACAATTTGTGTTCTCTACAACGTTTTCCATTGATTCATAATTTATCCCAGGGTTGTTCATGTCcttcttctgttcttttttctcctgctttatatTTGCTGTACAGttaggctgctgcttctgctgaaagGTCACTAATTATTCTAATATAAACtgaaaatctttcttttaaataaaacaggtttttttcattcaaGTTCTCTGAAAGCATCTGTAGAAAAAGGCAAGGGGGGAGCCTTCCAGTTATGGAGTGCAGAAAATTGCTTTCTGAAAAAGTTACTGAATTTCTGATCCGGGTTCCAGAACCTGAAAAAGCCTGAGGAAGTTTTGTTCCGTATAGTGCATTTTTGGTACAAAATAAGTATTTTGGGGCATAAATTCAGAATATAATATACATTTAATCTCAGTAAGTTACAGAGTGCTAAATATTAGGTGTTCAGACTTCTATTAAAACTGCATGGTTAAGTCTCTGGGATTCTCAGAAGATAGGTTATGGGTTGGGTTTTGTGAGGCATGCATTTCTCCATTTAGTTCGAGAGGGAAATAGTTCCTGCCACCTAGAAATATTGTAGATTAATtaagagtttaaaaataaataactgtTTTACATTCATTTAGTGAAGGTCAGCTTGTTTATTAAAATAACTAATATATTGATTAATAAATTTCCTTCAAGTTTTAAGGTTTAAGTTTTGGCAGGGAGACTAAAGTGACAaatagttggggtttttttgcttccaGCTTCCATAATCATGGCTTTGAACTTCCTCAATCTAATAGTTTCTTAAAATACAGATTATGTTGTTTTTAGCTAAATGCTGAGGACAGAATACTTCTTGTGCAGTATTAGtaatctttgtttttcttctcttacaTTTGCATTTTGAGGGTatgtatattaatttttttctctctctccagatGATTCTGCAGAATTCAATTTGGTTAACAATGCCTTGCTCAGTATATTTAAGATGGATGCTAAAGGTAAAGGACACATTTTTCTGTACATGGCTTTTATTAATACTTCCCAGTCTGTAGTAGGACGAGTAAAGGACCCAATTTTGTGTCGTCTTCTTAGTACAGTGCAAAAGTGAGACCCACACTAATTGTTTGGTTTTGCAAACAATACTGAGCTTAGTAATTGTGGATCTGAATTATACAGACTAATAAAAGAGTGTGGATTTTTATGTCAAGATACATGAAAGTTGTATTTATTCTTAAAAGTTAGTACAgcagttattttaaaatgtgtcatGGAATCTTAAAAGAGGAAACTTCTTTCTTCTGCATAAAAGGTCCAGGTCATAACTTCGAAAATAATTTGCGTTACCCGATTTATTCTCCATTCAGGGACTTTGGGAGGTTTATTCAGTCAAATTCTTCAGGGAGAGGATATTGTGAGAGAGAGAGCCATTAAGTTCCTTTCTACAAAACTGAAAACCTTACCTGAGGAGGTGATGACAAAGGAGGTGGAAGAGTTCATATTGACTGAATCAAAGAAGGTTAGTGTCTGATTTCAGTTCAAACTTAAGTATTGTTAAACCATCTCTTATCATTGGTGTTGCTTTGGAGGGCTGTTTGAGCATTGTACAAACACAATCTTGTACTAACCTCTTCTGATACACTCCAAAGTTTGCAGTGGTTTTTTGTGATATTGTTAAAATCATGGCTCTTCTAATTTTGTGAGAACGACTTTGATTAGAATTGGACCCAATcattcacattggaaagggtcTTTGAGAGATTGATCAACTCAGTGAATCATGCTCAGCTGAATTCTGATCAGACTTCTTGGTGCTTTTTCCAGTTGGGTTTTGAAAACCTCTAAGGAAGGAGAGTTCCTATATGCCCTGGGCAACCAGCTTCAATGTTTAATTGTCTTCAACAGAATTGTTTTTTCCTCTACCCAGTTGAAACTTCCCATTTTAGTTTTGTGTCATTGTTTCAATCTGGCCACATCCACCTCATCAAAGAACCTGGCTGCTATGCTTGGTGACTCGTTTGTAAGTGTTGGAAGATGAGTGTTAGTTTGCCACACCCACATACAGCTCTCTTcctttaggctggaaaagcctgATTGCTTTAAGTTCTCCTCACTGTGCTGTAGACACAGATCACCTTGTTGATTTGGCTTCCTAAAGCTTATCAACAACTTCTTCATACaggagagcccagcactagTGCAGTATTCCAGATTTGGTCAGATGAGGGTACAGCCAAGGACAGTCATCTGTCCCTTTGTTTCCCATAGTCTGTGCTCTTGTCACAGCCAGGAACACTGCTCATCACCCAAGGAATGCTGCTGTCACTTGTATTTAGCCTGCTGTCCCCAGAAGCCTCAGTCTTCTCAGCAGAGCAGTTGCCAGCCAGTCAGTCCCCTACATGTGCTGATGCAGGGAAATTAGttcatcccaggtgcagaacttTGCATTTGTCTTTGTGGAATTTTATGAGATTTCCATGCATTCCCTAAGCTGGGAAAGAtgcaaaaagtttttaaaaaaacgaTAATGAGTAGATATTTGTTTAACATCTATTTTGACTGAAGCATCTGATTTTTGTTAGATGGAAGTTTGTTCTTAAATTTAGTTACAAAAAACTGTTTCCCTTGTACAACTTGATGACAGTTGCTTTAATTTGTAGGTACATTCAATTATACTGAATGTTTTCATGTGTTCCTTCAGACTTGTGTTTTTAAATAACTAAATGCTAAATTTAAGTGctaaatatttgcatattttacCTTTTCAAATCCAGTAGGTTTGACTTGGAAGTTTGCAAACCAGCACCACAGAaatatgttttctgtttttctcttaaGGTTCTGGAAGATGTGACAGGCGAGGAATTTGTTCTGTTCATGAAAATATTGTCTGGATTAAAAAGCTTACAGACAGTCAGTGGGAGGCAGCAACTGGTGGAGCTGGTAGCTGAACAGGCTGACCTGGAACAAACATTCAATCCATCAGATACGGACTGTGTGGACAGACTTCTGCAGTGCACTCGGCAGGCAGTGCCATTGTTCTCAGTACGTATTTATTTGCTTTGCTTGAGGAGTATTCAGGAAAGTTAATGGCTGGAGCTTGGCTTTGGTGTTCCCAGTGATTATGTTTGAACCACCACAAATCAGTACTTCTCCACCTTTAATCTCTAATGTATCCAAATGTTAGGAAAACATTCTTAAAGCCTCCAGATGTAAAGATAGCttgtggttttctcttttcaaacTGAAGATGTTACAGTGAATTATGACAAGATTCTCACATTATCTTGTATGAATTTGATTATTTCAAGTCTAGTGCCAGGCAATTGCAGCATTTAAAGGCCTATTCTTGGGTTGCAAGCAATCtttcagctgctgttgcagACAGCCTCTGAATTTAGGCTACTTGCAAGGGAGTCTGTGTCTTAGGAGTAAGAGGGAAGTTTAATAAAGCTCTAAGGTACAGCTGTGAGGCAGGCATTTATAAGGGTGGCAGGGTGATGGGAGAAGGACATTTAGCTCTTTCAGACTCAAGAGTAACATGAATAATGTGTGAtggtttgtttgtggttttttttcagaaaaatgttcATTCCACAAAATTTGTTACTTATTTCTGTGAGCATGTTCTGCCAAACCTCAGCTCTTTGACTACTCTAGTGGAGGGTCTTGATATCCAGTTAGAGGTAAGCCAAAGCTAAAGTATCTTTCAGATAGTGAAAAATAACTATCCTAGATAAACCcagctattttaaaaattgcaagCTCTTTCCTTAAGTAGTTTtcatttcttggcttgtagGAAAAGTAGCTGAActaaaagaaatgtttcatCTATTGAGGCATGACTGAGCATTGCCTTTTAAAGCATGTGTTGTCTGTCCCCAAGCTTTTGAAGTAAGGTAGAATAAGTAGATCAGTGTAATCATTTTTATATTAGTCTAAATTTTTTTAAGCACATAGCATTTACTGAAATGATGGTTGCATAGTTTTTGCTAATTTAGCCTCCTAAGGGAGTGGCTTAATGTCTGTAATTTTGTTTACATTAATCAGTGCTGCAGTTTCAGTTAGATATCTGTGGCTCTCACTTGAAGGTGAGCAGTGCTGCAGATGTGGGAGATGAAGTTTTGTTTACTTGTTGACTAATGCTTGTTGGGATTAGACACACAAACCTGTGTTTCTCTTTACagacaggaaaaacaaattAGGCATGTTCTTCCTTGTATTCCTTCCTGATGTTTGGGAGGTGTTTAGTTGTAATAGCTGTCCTCTACTGTGCCGGCCGTAATTGATTTTAGGTTGAATGTTAAGTTTGTGTACTTCCAGTTAACACACAAAAACCTGGCTGTCCTTATGTGCAGGTTTTGAAGCTTCTTGCTGAAATGAGTTCATTTTGTGGTGATATGGAAAAGCTTGAATCAAATTTGAAGAAGCTATTTGATAAATTACTGGTAAGACTAATTCAATTTTTATTCATGTAAAACACTAAGAAATTAAGTTCATcaaaaatagttatttttatACATTCATCTCTTTATCCTTTTTCTAAAATGGCTATTTCAGCGATAGTCCTATCCACTGATAGAAGTTTGAACATAATTTTGCAATTTAAAGCCTTTGTAGATAGAGAGCTGTTACCTGAATAATGTTTTTAATCCAGTAAACTCATGtgtgtttcttctttttaaatttcataaTCATGAGACTCACATTGATCTCATTAAACACTGTACCTGCACTGATAATTCTAAGCAAATTCAGCACTATTTCAGAAGCATTGGTGCAGCACACTGTTGCTTCCTGTGGTAGTACTGCCACCATAGGATTTCCTCTGAGTCAGAGGCCTCAAGTCACAGAAGTACAGGCAAACCACCTGCACCAGGACATTATTCAGTAGTTCATCACATTCATACAGAGATGAGGGATACTTTTCAAATTGTCAGCACAGATAAACCGTCCAGTTCAAACACTGCAAAAGAGCAGTCAATCAACATAAATGTGTCTCatgcatttgttttcctttctgttctttAGGAGTATATGCCCCTTCCTCcagaggaagcagaaaatggggaaaatgctgGCAATGAAGAGCCCAAGTTGCAATTCAGTTATGTGGAGTGTTTACTGTATAGCTTCCATCAGCTGGGTCGCAAACTTCCAGACTTCCTCACAGCCAAGCTGAATGCAGAGAAATTGAAAGACTTTAAAATCAGGTAATGATTTAGAGGCAAGTGTTAATGTTCTGTTACAAAGTGTTAGTGgagttccccagggctcagtactgGGCCTgtcctgtttaacatctttatcAGTGGTTTGAATGAGGAGATTCGGCTGCATCCCCAGTAAGTTTGTGGGCAATGCCAAGTTATGTGGGAGTGTTGATCAGCTGAAGGGTatgaaggctctgcagaggggttTGGACAGGCTGAATCCATGGGCTGAGGACAACTGCATGACATTTAATAAGGTggagtgctgggtcctgcagctgggtcacaacaaccccatgtaGCACCGCAGCCTTGGAGCAGAGTGGCTTGAGAGCTTATCAGCAGAAAGGggcttgggggtgctggttgaccGCCAGCTGGGTATgaaccagcagtgtgcccaggtggccaagaaagcCAATGGCATCCAGGCCTGTATCAAGAataatgtggccagcaggaccaggacagtGAGTGTCcccctctactcagcactggtgaggcctcaCATCGAGTGCTGTATCCAGTTTTGGGACCTTCACTTCAGaaaggacactgaggtgctggagtgtgtccagagaagggcaatggagctggggaaggagtctAGAGcccaagtctgatgaggagtggctgagggagtaGGGGACATTAGGAGGcatttagtctggagaaaaggaggctgaggggggaCCTCATTGCCCTCTACAACTTCCTGACTGGAgattgtagtgaggtggggatCAGTCTCTTCTGCCATGTCTCAAGTGAAAGGACGAGGAAATGACCTTAAGTTGCACCAGGAGAGGGTCACATTAGATACTAGAACAAAACAATTTACTGAAagagtggttgggcactggaataagttgcccagggaggtagTGGAATCACTGTCTCAGGAAGTATTCAACAGgcatctggatgtggcacttgggggtGTGGTTTAGGTGTgacagttggactagatgatcctgAAGGTCTCTTCTAACCTTTATGATTCTCTGACTCTATGAAAGTGTGAATTATTGTCTGGATGCTAAAGAAGCACAAATCAGATTGATGGAAGGCTTATTTTGAGCATTTTTCCTAAAGGGGAAGAAACAGGATtacacctttcccttgcttaTGCTTTTATTTCTACAGGACTATGTAAATGTTACTAAGGGAttgcttttaaatgttttagGCTACAGTATTTTGCTCGAGGGTTGCAGGTGTATATTCGACAGCTTCGTCTGGCACTTCAAGGGAAAACAGGAGAAGCTTTGAAAACAGAGGAGGTAAGAATTGTTTGGGAATCCTGATTTTCTAATTGAGCTTACTGAAAGAACCATTGACACATTAATAGGCTGCAGTCAGTTTTAAGCATGCAAATAGATTAAGAGAATAATACTACTAACGTTATTGTAAGGGCACGTTACCTTATGCTACATTTTGCAAGTGAAGATGAGCTTCTAGTTTCGACTGTtagctgctctctgcagccacaTGTATTTGGTTTAATTgtgctctgtgctttgttttgaaGGGGAAATTGTCATGTGttgagcaaaaaagaaaaaacccagttgGAGCTACACTGGAATATTAAAAGCAGCTAGTTAGTGTAAAACTGCAAGAACCTTAAAAGCAGCTGTGATGAAAACTCAGAACTGTACACACCTTTCACTGTCACTGTTACTATAGCAATTCACTAGGAAGAGCAGTCAGTTTAATGTTATGACTTCATGAAATGAGGTTAGCATAAAGCTACTAAATGCTCAGCAGTGTGTATTGTTTTTTACAGAACAAGATTAAAGTGGTTGCCTTGAAAATAACCAATAACATTAATGTTTTAATCAAGGTAAGTCTGCACATTATGAAGGAGTAAATTACCACAGCAGAGTTAACCTCTGCCGAAGAAAGGAATAGATTTGAACCCAGTTGTATTGTGTATTGTGTTAGTGGGTGGCAGCCAGCCCAAGAGTTGGTGCTGCTTTACTGTTCCTGAAGAAAGGTGGACCTTGCTGATCCTGCAAGCAGCT
Proteins encoded in this region:
- the API5 gene encoding apoptosis inhibitor 5 isoform X2; the protein is MHKDAYQVILDGVKGGAKEKRLAAQFIPKFFKHFPELADSAINAQLDLCEDEDVSIRRQAIKELPQFATGDNLPRVADILTQLLQSDDSAEFNLVNNALLSIFKMDAKGTLGGLFSQILQGEDIVRERAIKFLSTKLKTLPEEVMTKEVEEFILTESKKVLEDVTGEEFVLFMKILSGLKSLQTVSGRQQLVELVAEQADLEQTFNPSDTDCVDRLLQCTRQAVPLFSKNVHSTKFVTYFCEHVLPNLSSLTTLVEGLDIQLEVLKLLAEMSSFCGDMEKLESNLKKLFDKLLEYMPLPPEEAENGENAGNEEPKLQFSYVECLLYSFHQLGRKLPDFLTAKLNAEKLKDFKIRLQYFARGLQVYIRQLRLALQGKTGEALKTEENKIKVVALKITNNINVLIKDLFHIPPSYKSTVTLSWKPVQKADASQKRASEDTTSSSPPKKASAGPKRDARQIYNPPSGKYSSNLGSFSYEGRGRQPVFNSVVMDWPKYSPKLQSKEAVSGVDEEEAGEDVAIVAEEESTEKTAKSSMPVKG
- the API5 gene encoding apoptosis inhibitor 5 isoform X3 — encoded protein: MPTVEELYRNYGILADATETAGQHKDAYQVILDGVKGGAKEKRLAAQFIPKFFKHFPELADSAINAQLDLCEDEDVSIRRQAIKELPQFATGDNLPRVADILTQLLQSDDSAEFNLVNNALLSIFKMDAKGTLGGLFSQILQGEDIVRERAIKFLSTKLKTLPEEVMTKEVEEFILTESKKVLEDVTGEEFVLFMKILSGLKSLQTVSGRQQLVELVAEQADLEQTFNPSDTDCVDRLLQCTRQAVPLFSKNVHSTKFVTYFCEHVLPNLSSLTTLVEGLDIQLEVLKLLAEMSSFCGDMEKLESNLKKLFDKLLEYMPLPPEEAENGENAGNEEPKLQFSYVECLLYSFHQLGRKLPDFLTAKLNAEKLKDFKIRLQYFARGLQVYIRQLRLALQGKTGEALKTEENKIKVVALKITNNINVLIKDLFHIPPSYKSTVTLSWKPVQKADASQKRASEDTTSSSPPKKASAGPKRDARQIYNPPSGKYSSNLGSFSYEQRGGFRGGRGRGWGGRGNRSRGRIY
- the API5 gene encoding apoptosis inhibitor 5 isoform X1, which encodes MPTVEELYRNYGILADATETAGQHKDAYQVILDGVKGGAKEKRLAAQFIPKFFKHFPELADSAINAQLDLCEDEDVSIRRQAIKELPQFATGDNLPRVADILTQLLQSDDSAEFNLVNNALLSIFKMDAKGTLGGLFSQILQGEDIVRERAIKFLSTKLKTLPEEVMTKEVEEFILTESKKVLEDVTGEEFVLFMKILSGLKSLQTVSGRQQLVELVAEQADLEQTFNPSDTDCVDRLLQCTRQAVPLFSKNVHSTKFVTYFCEHVLPNLSSLTTLVEGLDIQLEVLKLLAEMSSFCGDMEKLESNLKKLFDKLLEYMPLPPEEAENGENAGNEEPKLQFSYVECLLYSFHQLGRKLPDFLTAKLNAEKLKDFKIRLQYFARGLQVYIRQLRLALQGKTGEALKTEENKIKVVALKITNNINVLIKDLFHIPPSYKSTVTLSWKPVQKADASQKRASEDTTSSSPPKKASAGPKRDARQIYNPPSGKYSSNLGSFSYEGRGRQPVFNSVVMDWPKYSPKLQSKEAVSGVDEEEAGEDVAIVAEEESTEKTAKSSMPVKG